From the Oryza glaberrima chromosome 5, OglaRS2, whole genome shotgun sequence genome, one window contains:
- the LOC127775200 gene encoding protein ROS1C-like isoform X2: MDPSGLNLQGNPAENQESWTSGVSVGRGTPNLGVGTAVAGRSCPPSTLFPGSSLSSTALLNAMHEGSFPQAALVAGSGSSADEQHGGPPVRPSYNLPAGCTQVPISILVFHRRLTGRGSRRRSFMPAPALSGVSEADGASGPIPQSDFLSLRGPSEVFAGDLAMNHSEPATSYGYNSEHAPMLLQPNGLYTEASNTESEREASQLQQSAEAVICDSHSKLESVMEKIQGQNPQESIGLVAEGSTDDNIHKYHQKAKRARTQITHSDKMDLPTQAVSACKEKTLTQIEMQIADAERTEAFKSEDAPAQKLKTRRRKHRPKVIREDRPAKKQISTTSKEKPLNQKPKRKYVWKNRNPSSLEKCAEPFSDHSISRESRTTVRSSIASVRRRLQFEFGEHGVQRDQSSRTNSWYRNQEKPVNAESSLCSVTKSSVQVEHGQELHMENSPEGLFFGINSKLNKILDEYIHLPEAAPKPSEEIPLATSGHVSEELARKQDDVRHIHDHNERSGLITTKRNKKDLDLNYSNTNGFQMYCSASLLPEMDSTKGRMTKVSKMDKNHKRHYGGESSLAGTQSSIIMRTAAEMLAVYQACGIKKKRSARVRRNSFLSVMDLQKNTSQESTRLPRSCMEALYESSYIKFMTKKRSQKARLNSPNSIQPNIDQKNRFSSETIFSGGFNGLKRSEETFQKTLPQIPDDKRINLDIHCEVPVESSPNTSTPPYMDYLQGVTSKFRYFDLNTEQVHKTEMHLYQTMPSLSSLGATNYLPNALVPYVGGAVVPYQTQFHLVKKQRPRAKVDLDFETTRVWNLLMGKAADPVDGTDVDKERWWKQEREVFQGRANSFIARMRLVQGDRRFSPWKGSVVDSVVGVFLTQNVADHLSSSAYMALAASFPPGLDGNCNDGIAGQDNEEIISTSAVRDRGTFEFFYNGSRPDIGLNFEELSMACEKIHMEPKGNATVNELTKGENYSLHCKEPAGSLCDHETRIDHKAKSISDISLVELTARMKNLHATQFQTEISLSQSVVTSESILQPGLPLSSGMDHAPRNFVGGISDTASQQVGSNFDDGKSLTGNDVTANETEYHGIKAAATNNYVVDEPGIPSGSNMYPFFSATDCHQLDERNDIHVSSTSPNSSIGSASSNFKIGTIEENSSFFMPFDAHLAQMNGNMIAGTNVSSALASTELPVKLLHCCKRSCYEASEFQDHESLYATGGAIPETATKADDSTLKSGFASFNGLPDTAAQASKPKKPRTTSKKNSENFDWDKLRRQACGNYQMKERIFDRRDSVDWEAVRCADVQRISHAIRERGMNNVLAERIQKFLNRLVTDHGSIDLEWLRDVPPDSAKDYLLSIRGLGLKSVECVRLLTLHHLAFPVDTNVGRICVRLGWVPIQPLPESLQLHLLELYPVLETIQKYLWPRLCKLDQQTLYELHYQMITFGKVFCTKSKPNCNACPMRSECKHFASAFASARLALPSPQDKRLVNMSNQFAFQNGTMPTPHSTPLLQLEGSIHARDVHANTNPIIEEPASPKEEECRELLENDIEDFDEDTDEIPTIKLNMEAFAQNLENCIKESNKDFQSDDITKALVAISNEAASIPVPKLKNVHRLRTEHYVYELPDSHPLMQQLALDQREPDDPSPYLLAIWTPGSLPNSHER; encoded by the exons ATGGATCCCTCAGGGCTCAACCTGCAGGGGAATCCTGCTGAGAACCAGGAGAGCTGGACCTCCGGCGTGTCAGTTGGGAGGGGCACCCCAAATTTGGGTGTTGGGACGGCCGTGGCAGGCCGGAGCTGCCCGCCATCGACATTGTTCCCGGGATCCTCCCTGTCGTCGACGGCGTTGCTGAACGCCATGCACGAGGGCTCCTTTCCACAGGCAGCCCTGGTGGCGGGTTCCGGGAGCAGCGCCGATGAGCAGCATGGTGGGCCCCCCGTACGGCCATCCTACAACCTTCCTGCAGGATGCACGCAGGTGCCGATAAGTATCCTGGTGTTCCACAGGAGGCTGACGGGGAGGGGATCCAGGCGTCGGAGCTTTATGCCGGCTCCTGCACTGTCCGGTGTTTCAGAGG CAGATGGAGCTTCTGGGCCGATTCCTCAAAGTGATTTCTTGTCGCTTCGAGGTCCATCTGAAGTTTTTGCAGGTGATTTGGCAATGAATCATTCAGAACCGGCCACTTCATATGGGTACAATTCAGAGCATGCACCTATGCTTCTTCAGCCAAATGGTTTATACACTGAAGCTTCCAACACTGAAAGTGAAAGAGAAGCTAGCCAACTGCAACAATCAGCGGAAGCTGTTATCTGTGACAGCCACAGTAAGTTGGAATCGGTTATGGAGAAAATTCAGGGTCAAAATCCTCAAGAATCAATTGGCTTGGTTGCAGAGGGTTCCACTGATGATAACATTCACAAGTACCATCAGAAAGCTAAAAGGGCCAGGACACAAATCACTCACAGTGACAAAATGGACTTACCAACACAAGCTGTATCTGCATGCAAGGAAAAAACACTAACTCAGATAGAGATGCAGATTGCAGATGCTGAGAGAACTGAAGCATTCAAGAGTGAGGATGCCCCAGCACAAAAGCTGAAGACTCGAAGGAGAAAGCACAGGCCCAAGGTAATCCGTGAGGACAGGCCAGCCAAAAAGCAAATATCCACGACATCAAAAGAAAAACCTCTCAATCAGAAACCCAAAAGAAAAtatgtgtggaagaatagaaACCCCAGTTCTTTGGAGAAGTGCGCAGAGCCTTTTAGTGACCATTCAATTTCTAGAGAATCCAGAACTACTGTTAGAAGCAGCATTGCATCAGTTCGAAGAAGGCTGCAATTTGAGTTCGGGGAGCATGGGGTGCAGAGGGACCAATCATCAAGGACCAATTCATGGTACCGAAACCAGGAGAAACCTGTAAATGCTGAGAGTTCTTTGTGCTCAGTGACTAAATCGTCCGTGCAGGTTGAACATGGGCAGGAATTACACATGGAAAATTCACCAGAAGGGTTGTTTTTTGGCATCAACTCCAAACTGAACAAAATTTTAGATGAGTACATACATTTGCCAGAGGCCGCACCAAAACCTTCAGAGGAAATCCCACTGGCTACTTCTGGTCATGTTAGCGAGGAACTAGCAAGGAAACAAGATGATGTGAGACACATTCATGATCACAACGAAAGGAGTGGTCTGATCACAACGAAACGGAACAAAAAGGACTTAGACCTGAACTATTCTAACACAAATGGTTTTCAGATGTATTGCTCGGCTAGTTTGTTACCAGAAATGGACTCCACAAAGGGCCGTATGACTAAGGTATCAAAAATGGACAAGAACCATAAACGACATTATGGAGGTGAGTCCTCCCTAGCTGGCACACAGAGCTCCATTATCATGAGAACTGCAGCTGAGATGCTAGCAGTTTACCAAGCTTGTGGTATTAAAAAGAAGCGATCGGCCCGAGTCCGCAGGAATTCCTTTCTTTCTGTTATGGATCTTCAGAAGAATACTTCACAAGAATCAACAAGATTGCCGCGGTCATGCATGGAAGCCCTGTACGAGAGTTCCTACATAAAATTTATGACCAAGAAACGTTCACAGAAGGCACGGCTCAACTCTCCCAATTCCATTCAACCAAATATAGATCAGAAAAACAGGTTTTCATCTGAAACCATTTTTTCTGGTGGGTTCAATGGATTGAAAAGATCAGAGGAAACTTTCCAGAAAACTTTACCTCAGATTCCAGATGATAAGAGGATCAACCTTGACATTCATTGCGAAGTACCAGTAGAAAGCTCACCAAATACATCAACGCCACCATATATGGATTACCTTCAAGGAGTTACATCAAAGTTTAGATACTTTGATTTGAACACTGAGCAGGTGCATAAAACTGAGATGCATTTGTATCAAACCAtgccctctctttcttctttagGAGCAACAAATTATTTGCCAAATGCTCTAGTCCCATATGTTGGTGGGGCGGTGGTTCCATATCAGACACAATTTCATTTAGTCAAGAAGCAACGCCCTCGAGCTAAGGTTGACTTGGATTTTGAAACAACAAGAGTTTGGAACCTTCTGATGGGTAAAGCAGCTGACCCTGTAGATGGAACTGATGTTGATAAAGAGAGATGGTGGAAACAAGAAAGAGAAGTTTTTCAAGGTCGTGCTAATTCATTCATAGCACGTATGCGCCTAGTTCAAG GTGACAGGCGCTTTTCTCCTTGGAAAGGATCAGTAGTGGACTCTGTAGTAGGAGTTTTCCTCACGCAGAATGTAGCGGATCATCTTTCCAG CTCTGCATACATGGCCCTTGCCGCAAGTTTTCCTCCAGGGTTAGATGGCAATTGTAATGATGGCATTGCTGGTCAGGACAATGAAGAAATCATTAGCACGAGTGCAGTAAGAGACAGAGGCACATTTGAATTCTTTTATAATGGGTCAAGACCAGATATAGGATTAAATTTTGAGGAGCTCTCAATGGCCTGTGAGAAGATCCACATGGAACCAAAGGGCAATGCTACTGTTAATGAGTTAACTAAAGGCGAAAATTATTCTCTTCATTGTAAAGAACCAGCTGGAAGTCTTTGTGACCACGAGACAAGAATAGATCATAaagcaaaatcaatttcagatATCTCCTTAGTAGAATTAACAGCACGTATGAAAAATCTACATGCGACACAGTTCCAGACGGAGATATCATTATCCCAAAGTGTTGTAACTTCAGAGTCAATTCTTCAACCAGGATTACCTTTGAGTTCTGGGATGGATCATGCTCCTAGAAATTTTGTTGGTGGCATTAGTGACACAGCTTCTCAGCAGGTGGGAAGCAATTTTGATGATGGAAAATCATTAACAGGAAATGATGTCACAGCCAATGAAACTGAGTACCACGGAAtcaaagcagcagcaacaaataATTATGTTGTAGATGAACCTGGGATTCCTTCTGGTTCCAACATGTATCCATTTTTCTCAGCTACTGATTGTCATCAACTAGATGAGAGGAACGACATACATGTTTCTTCTACCTCTCCTAATAGTTCTATAGGTTCTGCAtcatcaaactttaaaattggCACAATTGAGGAGAACAGTTCTTTTTTCATGCCATTTGATGCTCATCTAGCGCAGATGAATGGAAATATGATTGCTGGCACAAATGTTAGCTCGGCACTGGCAAGCACAGAGCTTCCAG TCAAATTATTACATTGTTGCAAAAGGAGTTGTTATGAAGCATCAGAGTTTCAGGACCATGAATCGCTATATGCCACTGGTGGAGCGATACCCGAAACAGCCACCAAAGCTGATGATTCAACCTTAAAATCTGGTTTTGCTTCCTTCAATGGATTGCCAGATACAGCAGCACAAGCATCAAAACCAAAGAAACCAAGAACCACAAGTAAAAAGAACAGTGAGAATTTTGACTGGGATAAATTGCGAAGACAGGCTTGTGGTAATTATCAGATGAAAGAAAGAATTTTTGACCGAAGAGATTCTGTTGATTGGGAAGCAGTAAGGTGTGCAGATGTACAAagaatttctcatgccattcgAGAACGAGGAATGAATAATGTCTTAGCAGAGCGTATCCAG AAATTCCTGAATCGTTTGGTCACCGATCATGGGAGCATTGATCTTGAGTGGTTAAGAGATGTTCCCCCAGACTCAGCAAA GGATTATCTGCTTAGTATACGCGGATTGGGGCTCAAAAGTGTTGAGTGCGTCCGCCTTTTGACATTACATCATCTTGCATTCCCA GTTGATACTAATGTTGGTCGTATATGTGTACGATTGGGATGGGTGCCAATTCAACCCCTCCCTGAATCTCTTCAGTTACACCTTCTGGAGCT ATACCCTGTCTTGGAGACTATACAAAAGTACCTCTGGCCTCGTCTGTGTAAACTTGATCAACAAACACT GTATGAGTTACATTATCAGATGATTACTTTTGGAAAG GTGTTCTGTACCAAAAGCAAGCCGAATTGCAATGCATGTCCAATGaggagtgaatgcaagcatTTTGCAAGTGCCTTTGCAAG TGCAAGACTTGCACTTCCTTCTCCTCAGGACAAAAGGTTGGTGAATATGAGCAATCAATTTGCTTTCCAGAATGGTACAATGCCCACACCACATTCAACTCCTCTGCTTCAGCTCGAGGGGAGTATCCATGCAAGGGATGTTCATGCTAACACAAATCCAATAATTGAGGAGCCAGCAAGTCCAAAAGAGGAAGAATGCCGAGAACTTTTAGAGAATGatattgaagattttgatgaagatACTGATGAAATCCCAACAATAAAACTTAACATGGAAGCTTTTGCTCAAAACTTGGAAAATTGCATAAAAGAAAGCAATAAGGATTTCCAATCTGATGATATTACAAAAGCATTGGTTGCTATCAGCAATGAAGCAGCTTCAATTCCTGTACCTAAACTAAAGAATGTGCATAGACTTCGGACAGAACACTATGT TTACGAACTTCCAGATTCACATCCCCTCATGCAACAG CTAGCACTCGACCAACGGGAGCCTGATGATCCAAGTCCTTACCTGTTGGCCATATGGACACCAG GTTCCTTGCCGAACAGCCATGAGAGGTAG
- the LOC127775200 gene encoding protein ROS1C-like isoform X1: protein MDPSGLNLQGNPAENQESWTSGVSVGRGTPNLGVGTAVAGRSCPPSTLFPGSSLSSTALLNAMHEGSFPQAALVAGSGSSADEQHGGPPVRPSYNLPAGCTQVPISILVFHRRLTGRGSRRRSFMPAPALSGVSEADGASGPIPQSDFLSLRGPSEVFAGDLAMNHSEPATSYGYNSEHAPMLLQPNGLYTEASNTESEREASQLQQSAEAVICDSHSKLESVMEKIQGQNPQESIGLVAEGSTDDNIHKYHQKAKRARTQITHSDKMDLPTQAVSACKEKTLTQIEMQIADAERTEAFKSEDAPAQKLKTRRRKHRPKVIREDRPAKKQISTTSKEKPLNQKPKRKYVWKNRNPSSLEKCAEPFSDHSISRESRTTVRSSIASVRRRLQFEFGEHGVQRDQSSRTNSWYRNQEKPVNAESSLCSVTKSSVQVEHGQELHMENSPEGLFFGINSKLNKILDEYIHLPEAAPKPSEEIPLATSGHVSEELARKQDDVRHIHDHNERSGLITTKRNKKDLDLNYSNTNGFQMYCSASLLPEMDSTKGRMTKVSKMDKNHKRHYGGESSLAGTQSSIIMRTAAEMLAVYQACGIKKKRSARVRRNSFLSVMDLQKNTSQESTRLPRSCMEALYESSYIKFMTKKRSQKARLNSPNSIQPNIDQKNRFSSETIFSGGFNGLKRSEETFQKTLPQIPDDKRINLDIHCEVPVESSPNTSTPPYMDYLQGVTSKFRYFDLNTEQVHKTEMHLYQTMPSLSSLGATNYLPNALVPYVGGAVVPYQTQFHLVKKQRPRAKVDLDFETTRVWNLLMGKAADPVDGTDVDKERWWKQEREVFQGRANSFIARMRLVQGDRRFSPWKGSVVDSVVGVFLTQNVADHLSSSAYMALAASFPPGLDGNCNDGIAGQDNEEIISTSAVRDRGTFEFFYNGSRPDIGLNFEELSMACEKIHMEPKGNATVNELTKGENYSLHCKEPAGSLCDHETRIDHKAKSISDISLVELTARMKNLHATQFQTEISLSQSVVTSESILQPGLPLSSGMDHAPRNFVGGISDTASQQVGSNFDDGKSLTGNDVTANETEYHGIKAAATNNYVVDEPGIPSGSNMYPFFSATDCHQLDERNDIHVSSTSPNSSIGSASSNFKIGTIEENSSFFMPFDAHLAQMNGNMIAGTNVSSALASTELPVKLLHCCKRSCYEASEFQDHESLYATGGAIPETATKADDSTLKSGFASFNGLPDTAAQASKPKKPRTTSKKNSENFDWDKLRRQACGNYQMKERIFDRRDSVDWEAVRCADVQRISHAIRERGMNNVLAERIQKFLNRLVTDHGSIDLEWLRDVPPDSAKDYLLSIRGLGLKSVECVRLLTLHHLAFPVDTNVGRICVRLGWVPIQPLPESLQLHLLELYPVLETIQKYLWPRLCKLDQQTLYELHYQMITFGKVFCTKSKPNCNACPMRSECKHFASAFASARLALPSPQDKRLVNMSNQFAFQNGTMPTPHSTPLLQLEGSIHARDVHANTNPIIEEPASPKEEECRELLENDIEDFDEDTDEIPTIKLNMEAFAQNLENCIKESNKDFQSDDITKALVAISNEAASIPVPKLKNVHRLRTEHYVYELPDSHPLMQQLALDQREPDDPSPYLLAIWTPDELKDTREAPKPCCNPQTEGGLCSNEMCHNCVSERENQYRYVRGTVLVPCRTAMRGSFPLNGTYFQVNEVFADHSSSHNPINIPREQLWNLHRRMVYFGTSVPTIFKGLTTEEIQHCFWRGFVCVRGFDMETRAPRPLCPHFHLAASKLRRSSKTAATEQTH, encoded by the exons ATGGATCCCTCAGGGCTCAACCTGCAGGGGAATCCTGCTGAGAACCAGGAGAGCTGGACCTCCGGCGTGTCAGTTGGGAGGGGCACCCCAAATTTGGGTGTTGGGACGGCCGTGGCAGGCCGGAGCTGCCCGCCATCGACATTGTTCCCGGGATCCTCCCTGTCGTCGACGGCGTTGCTGAACGCCATGCACGAGGGCTCCTTTCCACAGGCAGCCCTGGTGGCGGGTTCCGGGAGCAGCGCCGATGAGCAGCATGGTGGGCCCCCCGTACGGCCATCCTACAACCTTCCTGCAGGATGCACGCAGGTGCCGATAAGTATCCTGGTGTTCCACAGGAGGCTGACGGGGAGGGGATCCAGGCGTCGGAGCTTTATGCCGGCTCCTGCACTGTCCGGTGTTTCAGAGG CAGATGGAGCTTCTGGGCCGATTCCTCAAAGTGATTTCTTGTCGCTTCGAGGTCCATCTGAAGTTTTTGCAGGTGATTTGGCAATGAATCATTCAGAACCGGCCACTTCATATGGGTACAATTCAGAGCATGCACCTATGCTTCTTCAGCCAAATGGTTTATACACTGAAGCTTCCAACACTGAAAGTGAAAGAGAAGCTAGCCAACTGCAACAATCAGCGGAAGCTGTTATCTGTGACAGCCACAGTAAGTTGGAATCGGTTATGGAGAAAATTCAGGGTCAAAATCCTCAAGAATCAATTGGCTTGGTTGCAGAGGGTTCCACTGATGATAACATTCACAAGTACCATCAGAAAGCTAAAAGGGCCAGGACACAAATCACTCACAGTGACAAAATGGACTTACCAACACAAGCTGTATCTGCATGCAAGGAAAAAACACTAACTCAGATAGAGATGCAGATTGCAGATGCTGAGAGAACTGAAGCATTCAAGAGTGAGGATGCCCCAGCACAAAAGCTGAAGACTCGAAGGAGAAAGCACAGGCCCAAGGTAATCCGTGAGGACAGGCCAGCCAAAAAGCAAATATCCACGACATCAAAAGAAAAACCTCTCAATCAGAAACCCAAAAGAAAAtatgtgtggaagaatagaaACCCCAGTTCTTTGGAGAAGTGCGCAGAGCCTTTTAGTGACCATTCAATTTCTAGAGAATCCAGAACTACTGTTAGAAGCAGCATTGCATCAGTTCGAAGAAGGCTGCAATTTGAGTTCGGGGAGCATGGGGTGCAGAGGGACCAATCATCAAGGACCAATTCATGGTACCGAAACCAGGAGAAACCTGTAAATGCTGAGAGTTCTTTGTGCTCAGTGACTAAATCGTCCGTGCAGGTTGAACATGGGCAGGAATTACACATGGAAAATTCACCAGAAGGGTTGTTTTTTGGCATCAACTCCAAACTGAACAAAATTTTAGATGAGTACATACATTTGCCAGAGGCCGCACCAAAACCTTCAGAGGAAATCCCACTGGCTACTTCTGGTCATGTTAGCGAGGAACTAGCAAGGAAACAAGATGATGTGAGACACATTCATGATCACAACGAAAGGAGTGGTCTGATCACAACGAAACGGAACAAAAAGGACTTAGACCTGAACTATTCTAACACAAATGGTTTTCAGATGTATTGCTCGGCTAGTTTGTTACCAGAAATGGACTCCACAAAGGGCCGTATGACTAAGGTATCAAAAATGGACAAGAACCATAAACGACATTATGGAGGTGAGTCCTCCCTAGCTGGCACACAGAGCTCCATTATCATGAGAACTGCAGCTGAGATGCTAGCAGTTTACCAAGCTTGTGGTATTAAAAAGAAGCGATCGGCCCGAGTCCGCAGGAATTCCTTTCTTTCTGTTATGGATCTTCAGAAGAATACTTCACAAGAATCAACAAGATTGCCGCGGTCATGCATGGAAGCCCTGTACGAGAGTTCCTACATAAAATTTATGACCAAGAAACGTTCACAGAAGGCACGGCTCAACTCTCCCAATTCCATTCAACCAAATATAGATCAGAAAAACAGGTTTTCATCTGAAACCATTTTTTCTGGTGGGTTCAATGGATTGAAAAGATCAGAGGAAACTTTCCAGAAAACTTTACCTCAGATTCCAGATGATAAGAGGATCAACCTTGACATTCATTGCGAAGTACCAGTAGAAAGCTCACCAAATACATCAACGCCACCATATATGGATTACCTTCAAGGAGTTACATCAAAGTTTAGATACTTTGATTTGAACACTGAGCAGGTGCATAAAACTGAGATGCATTTGTATCAAACCAtgccctctctttcttctttagGAGCAACAAATTATTTGCCAAATGCTCTAGTCCCATATGTTGGTGGGGCGGTGGTTCCATATCAGACACAATTTCATTTAGTCAAGAAGCAACGCCCTCGAGCTAAGGTTGACTTGGATTTTGAAACAACAAGAGTTTGGAACCTTCTGATGGGTAAAGCAGCTGACCCTGTAGATGGAACTGATGTTGATAAAGAGAGATGGTGGAAACAAGAAAGAGAAGTTTTTCAAGGTCGTGCTAATTCATTCATAGCACGTATGCGCCTAGTTCAAG GTGACAGGCGCTTTTCTCCTTGGAAAGGATCAGTAGTGGACTCTGTAGTAGGAGTTTTCCTCACGCAGAATGTAGCGGATCATCTTTCCAG CTCTGCATACATGGCCCTTGCCGCAAGTTTTCCTCCAGGGTTAGATGGCAATTGTAATGATGGCATTGCTGGTCAGGACAATGAAGAAATCATTAGCACGAGTGCAGTAAGAGACAGAGGCACATTTGAATTCTTTTATAATGGGTCAAGACCAGATATAGGATTAAATTTTGAGGAGCTCTCAATGGCCTGTGAGAAGATCCACATGGAACCAAAGGGCAATGCTACTGTTAATGAGTTAACTAAAGGCGAAAATTATTCTCTTCATTGTAAAGAACCAGCTGGAAGTCTTTGTGACCACGAGACAAGAATAGATCATAaagcaaaatcaatttcagatATCTCCTTAGTAGAATTAACAGCACGTATGAAAAATCTACATGCGACACAGTTCCAGACGGAGATATCATTATCCCAAAGTGTTGTAACTTCAGAGTCAATTCTTCAACCAGGATTACCTTTGAGTTCTGGGATGGATCATGCTCCTAGAAATTTTGTTGGTGGCATTAGTGACACAGCTTCTCAGCAGGTGGGAAGCAATTTTGATGATGGAAAATCATTAACAGGAAATGATGTCACAGCCAATGAAACTGAGTACCACGGAAtcaaagcagcagcaacaaataATTATGTTGTAGATGAACCTGGGATTCCTTCTGGTTCCAACATGTATCCATTTTTCTCAGCTACTGATTGTCATCAACTAGATGAGAGGAACGACATACATGTTTCTTCTACCTCTCCTAATAGTTCTATAGGTTCTGCAtcatcaaactttaaaattggCACAATTGAGGAGAACAGTTCTTTTTTCATGCCATTTGATGCTCATCTAGCGCAGATGAATGGAAATATGATTGCTGGCACAAATGTTAGCTCGGCACTGGCAAGCACAGAGCTTCCAG TCAAATTATTACATTGTTGCAAAAGGAGTTGTTATGAAGCATCAGAGTTTCAGGACCATGAATCGCTATATGCCACTGGTGGAGCGATACCCGAAACAGCCACCAAAGCTGATGATTCAACCTTAAAATCTGGTTTTGCTTCCTTCAATGGATTGCCAGATACAGCAGCACAAGCATCAAAACCAAAGAAACCAAGAACCACAAGTAAAAAGAACAGTGAGAATTTTGACTGGGATAAATTGCGAAGACAGGCTTGTGGTAATTATCAGATGAAAGAAAGAATTTTTGACCGAAGAGATTCTGTTGATTGGGAAGCAGTAAGGTGTGCAGATGTACAAagaatttctcatgccattcgAGAACGAGGAATGAATAATGTCTTAGCAGAGCGTATCCAG AAATTCCTGAATCGTTTGGTCACCGATCATGGGAGCATTGATCTTGAGTGGTTAAGAGATGTTCCCCCAGACTCAGCAAA GGATTATCTGCTTAGTATACGCGGATTGGGGCTCAAAAGTGTTGAGTGCGTCCGCCTTTTGACATTACATCATCTTGCATTCCCA GTTGATACTAATGTTGGTCGTATATGTGTACGATTGGGATGGGTGCCAATTCAACCCCTCCCTGAATCTCTTCAGTTACACCTTCTGGAGCT ATACCCTGTCTTGGAGACTATACAAAAGTACCTCTGGCCTCGTCTGTGTAAACTTGATCAACAAACACT GTATGAGTTACATTATCAGATGATTACTTTTGGAAAG GTGTTCTGTACCAAAAGCAAGCCGAATTGCAATGCATGTCCAATGaggagtgaatgcaagcatTTTGCAAGTGCCTTTGCAAG TGCAAGACTTGCACTTCCTTCTCCTCAGGACAAAAGGTTGGTGAATATGAGCAATCAATTTGCTTTCCAGAATGGTACAATGCCCACACCACATTCAACTCCTCTGCTTCAGCTCGAGGGGAGTATCCATGCAAGGGATGTTCATGCTAACACAAATCCAATAATTGAGGAGCCAGCAAGTCCAAAAGAGGAAGAATGCCGAGAACTTTTAGAGAATGatattgaagattttgatgaagatACTGATGAAATCCCAACAATAAAACTTAACATGGAAGCTTTTGCTCAAAACTTGGAAAATTGCATAAAAGAAAGCAATAAGGATTTCCAATCTGATGATATTACAAAAGCATTGGTTGCTATCAGCAATGAAGCAGCTTCAATTCCTGTACCTAAACTAAAGAATGTGCATAGACTTCGGACAGAACACTATGT TTACGAACTTCCAGATTCACATCCCCTCATGCAACAG CTAGCACTCGACCAACGGGAGCCTGATGATCCAAGTCCTTACCTGTTGGCCATATGGACACCAG ATGAACTAAAGGACACAAGGGAGGCACCAAAACCGTGCTGCAATCCTCAAACTGAAGGTGGCTTATGCAGCAATGAGATGTGCCACAACTGTGTATCTGAACGAGAAAACCAATATAGATACGTCAGAGGCACGGTTCTG GTTCCTTGCCGAACAGCCATGAGAGGTAGTTTTCCACTTAATGGCACTTACTTTCAAGTTAATGAG GTTTTTGCTGATCACAGTTCTAGCCACAATCCCATAAATATCCCAAGGGAGCAGTTATGGAACTTGCATAGGCGTATGGTTTACTTTGGGACTTCAGTGCCAACCATATTCAAAG GTCTAACAACAGAAGAAATACAGCACTGCTTCTGGAGAG GATTTGTCTGTGTGAGAGGATTCGACATGGAAACTAGGGCACCAAGGCCTCTATGCCCTCATTTCCACCTTGCAGCGAGCAAACTGCGAAGATCCTCTAAAACAGCAGCAACTGAGCAAACACACTGA